The Rhizoctonia solani chromosome 4, complete sequence genome contains a region encoding:
- a CDS encoding atypical/RIO/RIO1 protein kinase has translation MSSHVLRSKSAPTTKPLSAHFIPKNVSFSSLEANQPSRHIQGPKVESNMFDESEELYRSPIESPLTQRVEAFNLSGGFFPSQAHEYEWASSSNISHGEENPGALSHSPHSAYSSLPATPGANLIHRPLPDELDLMATETIRSEDKMGVLKLTARGLSSLLLGTSDDKPSREFTSHTEPLSEDSLYSSIRARRLEATTPQEEQAHFGELFFGPQPGLKMKLDATDLRYITNEEFRVLTAVEMGSKNHEVVPSSLVAQISGLRNGGINKLLGQLAQRNLIARVQNTKYDGYRLTYGGYDYLALRAFSKRDTIHAVGNQIGFGAARAPTKSRLDIYVASDTDGEQMVLKIHRLGRVSFRAVKEKRDYMGKRKSASWMYLSRLGAKKEWEFMKVLHENGFPIPKPIDYARHCILMELIDAYPLRQIASHPNPGSLYSSLMDVIVRFAKAGLIHGDYNEFNILIRRETGEPVVIDFPQMVSTRHTNAEWYFNRDVECIRRFFRRRFAYESAVYPRFSKTVTESESEEGFRLDVVVAASGFSGKEMKTLDEYMESRLGEDVESSEQEGSEQEGFEQENSELESDEESEPDDDGNESPNFRQVRPAAQDHVTRQERRRILDTPLSDTGEDRDLTTRLPVESLTIKDDADGNRILGATQSKTLGGSRTFVGGDGSEGDVPQVVPKKPTSVVRSLVSSTLEKERRQNSKHHNKRGTAKVGRAKGHKGKQNLRVRADSLGVWD, from the exons ATGTCGTCTCATGTGCTCCGTTCTAAATCTGCGCCTACCACAAAACCACTTTCGGCGCATTTTATTCCCAAAAATGTCTCATTCTCTTCTCTCGAGGCGAACCAACCTTCCAGACATATTCAAGGTCCGAAAGTGGAGTCAAATATGTTCGACGAATCGGAGGAACTATATCGATCACCTATAGAGTCACCACTCACACAACGAGTCGAAGCATTCAACCTTTCAGGGGGATTCTTTCCGTCTCAAGCTCACGAGTACGAATGGGCCTCTTCCAGCAACATTTCACATGGAGAAGAGAACCCAGGAGCACTGAGCCATAGTCCTCACTCAGCTTACAGCTCCTTACCAGCAACTCCTGGAGCCAACTTGATTCACCGCCCATTACCGGACGAACTGGACCTTATGGCCACTGAAACTATTCGATCCGAAGACAAAATGGGAGTTCTTAAGCTTACCG CTCGTGGTTTATCTTCTTTACTATTGGGTACCAGTGACGACAAGCCATCACGGGAGTTTACCTCTCACACAGAACCCTTGAGCGAAGATTCATTATATTCTTCTATCCGTGCACGAAGACTGGAAGCAACCACCCCTCAAGAGGAACAAGCTCATTTCGGAGAGCTCTTTTTCGGTCCACAGCCAG GCCTCAAAATGAAGCTTGATGCGACGGATCTAAGATACATCACCAATGAGGAGTTCCGAGTTTTAACAGCG GTAGAAATGGGATCCAAAAATCACGAAGTTGTTCCATCGTCTTTAGTAGCTCAGATCTCGGGGCTAAGAAATGGTGGTATAAATAAACTATTGGGACAGCTAGCGCAGAGGAATCTCATTGCGCGAGTCCAAAACACAAAGT ACGATGGATATCGGCTAACTTATGGAGGGTACGATTATCTTGCCTTGCGGGCGTTCTCCAAAAGGGACACCATTCATGCGGTGGGCAATCAGATTGGA TTCGGGGCGGCTAGAGCACCCACTAAATCCCGCTTAGACATATACGTCGCTTCAGATACCGATGGAGAACAAATGGTACTAAAGATCCATAG ATTGGGGCGTGTGTCATTTCGTGCAGTCAAGGAGAAACGTGACTACATGGGTAAGCGTAAATCCGCGAGCTGGATGTACCTCAGCCGGCTAGGTGCGAAGAAAGAATGGGAGTTTATGAAG GTGTTACACGAGAATGGCTTCCCTATCCCAAAGCCCATCGATTATGCAAGACATTGTATACTTATGGAACTGATAGATGCATATCCACT GCGACAGATTGCATCACATCCCAACCCGGGATCACTATACAGTTCCCTGATGGATGTGATCGTCAGGTTTGCAAAAGCTGGGCTTATTCACGGCGATTACAATGAGTTTAATATTCTAATCAGACG TGAGACTGGGGAGCCAGTCGTTATTGATTTCCCACAGATGGTTTCGACGCGACACACTAATGCGGAGTG GTATTTTAACCGTGATGTGGAGTGCATCCGACGGTTCTTTAGGCGAAGATTTGCATATGAGAGTGCTGTCTACCCTCGTTTTTCAAAAACAGTCACCGAGAGCGAGAGTGAAGAGGGATTCCGCCTCGACGTTGTCGTTGCTGCAAGTGGTTTCAGCGGGAAAGAAATGAAGACACTAGACGAG TATATGGAGTCTAGGCTAGGCGAAGATGTCGAAAGTTCTGAGCAGGAAGGTTCTGAGCAGGAAGGTTTTGAGCAGGAAAACTCTGAACTAGAAAGCGATGAGGAATCTGAGCCGGATGACGATGGCAATGAGTCACCTAACTTTAGGCAGGTCCGGCCAGCCGCCCAGGACCATGTTACACGTCAAGAGCGACGGCGCATCTTGGATACACCACTGTCCGATACAGGAGAGGATCGAGATTTAACCACAAGGTTACCCGTCGAGTCCCTGACAATTAAAGACGATGCCGATGGCAATCGGATTCTCGGCGCGACCCAGTCTAAGACTTTGGGTGGCTCCAGGACCTTTGTGGGTGGCGATGGTTCGGAGGGTGATGTGCCACAGGTTGTGCCTAAAAAGCCTACATCCGTTGTACGAAGCCTTGTTTCGTCAACGCTCGAGAAGGAGCGCCGCCAAAATTCCAAGCACCATAACAAACGGGGTACTGCAAAAGTCGGGAGAGCCAAGGGACATAAAGGGAAACAGAATCTCCGAGTCAGGGCGGACAGTTTGGGTGTTTGGGATTAG